CGCTTCATCAGGCCGAATTCCGGCTTGTCGAAATCGATCAGGTTGAAGGTCAGGACCGTGACGATGATACCGGGAATGATGTTGACGAGGAACAGCCAGTGCCAGGAGAAGGCATGGCTGAGATAGCCGCCCACCGTCGGGCCGATGGTGGGGGCGAGCGTCGCGACGAGGCCGATCATCGGCGAGACGACGGAGCGCTTGGAGGGCGGGAAGATCGTGAAGGCGGCCGCGAAGACCGACGGGATCATGCCGCCGCCGATGAAGCCCTGGATGGCGCGATAGACGATCATCTGGTCGATGTTCGTCGCCGTCGCCGCAAGGGCGCTGGCGATCGTGAAGCCGGCAGCCGAGAAGCTGAACAGCACGCGCGTCGAGACGATGCGCGCCAGCGTGCCCGACAGCGGGATCATGATGACTTCGGCGATCAGGTAGGAGGTCTGCACCCAGGCGATCTCGTCCGCGCCCGCGCCGAGGCCCGCCTGGATCTCCGAAAGCGAGGCCGAGACGATCTGGATGTCGAGGATCGACATGAACATGCCGAAGACCATCGCGAAGAACGCGATGACGCGGCGGACGGGAACCTTGTCGGCATGGGCGGGCGCGCCCGCAAATGCGCCGGCAGTCGGTTGAGCGGTCGCGGCCATGGCCCGCGCTCCCTTGCTGGAGCATCTAGCGGCCGGGTGTCGTCACCCGGCCGCTAGATGCGGTAAACGTTGGATCCGAAAATTACTCGGCCGTCGCGGCGACCGCCGAGCCCGCGGGGGCCGTGCGGCTGTCGACATCGACGACCACGCTCAGGCCCGCACGAAGCTTGCCGCTGTCCAGCGCTTCCTTCGGAAGGGCGATGCGGACCGGCACGCGCTGCGTGACCTTGGTGAAGTTGCCCGTCGCGTTCTCCGCCGGCAGCAGCGAGAAGACCGAGCCGGAAGCCGGTGCGATCGAGGACACGGTGCCGAGGATGTCGTCGTCCTCATAGGCATCGACATGCAGGTGCACCTTCGAGCCGGGCACGAGATGGGCGATCTGCGTTTCCTTGAAGTTCGCCTCGACATAGAGGTCCGTCACCGGAACCAGCGCGGCAAGGCGCTGGCCGGCCGAGACGAGGTCGCCGACCTGCACGGAGACATTGCCGACGACGCCGTCGTAGGGCGCCTTCAGCACGGTGAAGCCGAGGTCGCGCGCGGCCTTGTCGCGGGCAAGCTCGAGCGTGCGGATGCCGCTCTCGGACTCGGCGCGCTGGGCCTGGAGGACAGCGATATTCGCCTTTGCGGACACGATATTGGCATCCGCGCCGACGAGGTTCGCCTTGGCCTGGTCGAGTGCCACCGTGGCGCTGTCGAGCGAGGCGGTGGTGCCGACGGCCTTGGCATTCAGTTCCTTGGCGCGCTTTTCGGCGACTTCCGCGCCGTTGAGCGCGGCCTGGTAGGCGGTCTTCTGGGCTTCCGCCTGGGCAAGGCTCGCCTTCGCGCCGTCGATCTGCGCATCGATGCGGTCGAGCGCCAGCTTCTGGGTGGCGATTTGCGCCTCGGCCTGCTCCTTGGCAAGACGATAGTCGCCGTCGTCGAGCGTGACGAGCGGCTCACCGGCCTTGACCGTCTGGTTGGCGACGACATTGACCGCGGCCACATAGCCGGAGACCTTCGGCGAGATCGAGGCGATATCGCCCTCGATATAGGCGTCGTCGGTCGAGATCATGAAGCGGCCATGCGTCCACCACTGGTAGCCGTACCAGCCGGCGGCGGCGAGCAGCGCAAGGCCGAGGATCGGCAGCATCATGCGGCGGCCGCCCTTCTTCTTCTCGGGCTGCGCAGCCACGGCCTCGGGCGCCGCGGCCTCCGCCGTCGTCACCGGCCGGGCCTCCGCGGTCTCGGCTTCAAAATCGTCGTTGACCGGGCGAACCTTCGCCGTGCCGGCGCCATGGGAAGTCGACATGCGCATGCCACCATTCTCGGGGTGAAATTTACAAATTAACTGAACTGAACCGTTCGGTTCGATTTGACATAGTCCTCTTTTTCCCGCATATCAAGTGAAATCGAACCGGGTGGTTCGAAATACTTCACATCAGGCTTTGCGCACAGGAACGGAGATGCATACGACGGAAGACAAGATGGCTGCCCCCCATGCAGGTCGCCGCGTGGCGGGCGAGGACCCCGCCAAGCGCGAGCAGATCCTCGACGGGGCCAAGCGCGTGTTCATGGAGCAGGGCTTCGAAGCGGCCAGCATGAACGACATCACGCGCGCCGCCGGCGTCTCCAAGGGCACGATCTACGTTTATTTCGAGAACAAGGAAGACCTGTTCGGCTACATGATCGAGCGCGAGCGCAACCGCATCACCGAGACGGTCCGCCACGTGCTCGACGGAAAGAAGCCGATCACCGAGACTTTGGCCGATTTCGGCGTGCTCTTCGCCACCCACATGACGGCGGACCAGACGATCCGCGCCATGCGCATGGTGATCGCCGCCAACCATCGCCTGCCGATGCTCTGTAGTCGCTTCTTCTCCGCGACGCCGATCAATCCCGTCTCGGTGCTGCAGGAATATCTCGACCGCCAGGCGGCCGAGGGCATCATCGCATGCGAGGATACCACGCATGCCGCCAAGCAGTTCATCGAGCTCACCACGGTCGGCCTCTTCAAGCCGCGCATCTTCGGCGCGATGGAGGAGGTGCCCTCGCGGGCGACGATCGAGAAGAACGTCACCTCCGCCATCCGCATGTTCCTCGCCGCCTACGGCGCGAAGCCTTGAGAAGCGCCGGCAACCCGCGCATCAGATGACGAAATCGTGATATTCGCCGGAACGGCGGCCCGCTCGCTTGTCAGCGGCCGGATTCTGCATAAATACGGAAGTCCATACCCGTATTCATGGAGAGGAAAGACCGGATGGACAGCATTCTTGCGCTCATGCAAGACCCGGCCGCCTGGATCGCACTCGTCACGCTCGTCGTGATGGAAGTGGTTCTCGGCATCGACAACCTCATCTTCATCTCGATCCTGACCAACAAGCTGCCCGCCGAGCATCGCGTGCAGGCCCGCCGCATCGGCATCGGCCTTGCGCTCGTCATGCGTCTCGCGCTGCTCGGCACCGTCGCCTGGATCGTCCAGCTGACGACGCCGGTCTTCACGCTGTTCGATCACGGCTTCTCGTGGAAGGACATGATCCTGATCGCCGGTGGCCTCTTCCTCGTCTGGAAGGCGACGAAGGAGATCCACCACAATGTCGACCCGGTCGACCACAAGGAGGACATGGTCGGCGGCGCGGTCACCACGTCGTTCGCCGCTGCCATCGGCCAGATCCTGCTGCTCGACCTCGTCTTCTCGATCGACAGCATCATCACCGCCGTCGGCATGACGCCGCATCTGCCCATCATGGTGGTCGCCGTGCTCGTGGCCGTCGCCGTCATGCTGCTGGCCGCGACGCCGCTCGCCAACTTCATCGAGAAGAACCCGACCATCGTCATGCTGGCGCTGGCCTTCCTGCTGATGATCGGCACGACGCTGATCGCCGAAGGCATGGGCTTCCATGTGCCCAAGGGCTACATCTACGCCGCCATGGCCTTCTCGGCACTCGTCGAATTGCTGAACATGCTCTCGCGCAATGCCCGGCAGAAGAGCAGGGGCGCGAGCCATTGAAACAGGAACCGGCGGGGCCTTCACCCCGCCGGTTTTGTTTTGGGAACCGTCGAAGACGGGCCGGACGGGTTGGGAGCTCGCCTGCCGTTTCGTCGGCCACGGGGAGAAACCGGAAAAATCCCCGTGTTCTCCATCTCCGTCGTGTCCGGTTGACACGGCCCGCCTTCTCTTGGCAAATCTTCGGACGGGTGGATTGTTCCGCGAAAGTTTTGGACGGTTGCGCTGATCGTAGCGGAACCGGCAGGGCCTCAAGGGAATTCATGCCGCGCCTCACCCCGCCGCACGGACTGACATATGACCCTTGAGCAGACCTCCGCCTTCGTCGTCATCGGGCTCATGATGGCGGCGTTCATATGGGGAAGGTTCCGCTACGATCTCGTCGCCTGCTGTTCGCTGCTGCTGGCGCTCGCCGTCGGCATCGTGCCCTTCGACAAGGCGTTTTCCGGCTTTTCCGACGATATCGTCATCATCGTCGGCAGCGCGCTGATGGTGAGCGCGGCGGTCGCCCGCTCCGGCATCGTCAATCTCGCGGTGAAGCGCTTCTTCCCGAACCTCACCTCCAAGCGCAGCCAGCTCGCCCTGCTGCTGGTCTCCGTCGCGGTGCTCTCGGCCTTCATCAAGAATATCGGCGCGCTCGCCATCATGATGCCGCTCGCCTTCCAGTTCGCCCGCAAATCCGGCACGCCCGCCTCGAAGTTCCTGATGCCGATGGCCTTCGCCGCCCTCCTCGGCGGCCTGATGACGCAGATCGGCACCTCGCCCAACATCGTCGTCTCGCGCCTTCGCCAGGAGATCGGCGGCGAGAGCTTCACCATGTTCGACTTCACGCCGGTCGGCGCGACGCTGACGGTCTGCGGCATCCTCTTCATGCTGTTCTTCAACCGCATCGTGCCCGAGCGCACCAACAAGAACGCCAGCATCGAGGAATCGCTGGAAGCGGCCGCCTATTCCTCCGACGCGACGGTGGTGGAAGGCTCGCCCGCCATCGGCAAGTCGCTCAACGAGGTGCTGCGCAACGGCGACGGCGACGTCATCGCGACCTCGATCATCCGCGGCCATGTGCATCTGACGCCCCTGCCGGACGTGCGCCTCATGGCAAACGACACGATCCTCATGGAAGGCACTGCGAGCGCCCTCGACAAGGTCGTCTCCACCGCCGGCCTGACGCTCTCCGGCCAGCCGATCCGTGCCGGGCGCGGCGAGGCCGGCGAGATCAGCGCCATCGAAGTCGTCGTCGGCAACGAGTCCCGCCTCATCGACATTTCCGCGCGCTCCATCGCGCTGTTCCATTCCTATGGCATCAACCTGCTCGCCGTCAGCCGGCAGGGCCAGCGCCTGCGCGAAAAGCTCTCCGAGGTGCGCCTTCGCCCCGGCGACGTGATCGTGGTGCAGGGCAACAACCGGGCGCTGCCGACGCTGCTGCCCGAACTCGGCCTGCTCCCCCTCGCCCAGCGCGAAATCCTGCTCGGCGCGCCGCGCAAGGCGATCATCCCCGTTCTGGTGCTGATCGCCGCCATGGCCTCCACCGCGCTCGGCCTCGTGCCGGTCGCCACCGGCTTCTTCGCCGCCGCCGTCGCCATGGTGCTGTTCCGCGCCGTGCCGCTGCGCGAGGCCTATGCGGCGCTGGACGGGCCTATCCTCGTCATGCTGGCCGCGCTCATCCCCGTTTCCGACAGCCTGCGCACGACGGGCGCCAGCGAACTCATCGCTGGCTGGCTCGGCGATATCGCCGTGCACCTGCCGCCCTTCGGCGCGCTCACTCTCATCCTGCTGACCGCGATGGCGGTGACGCCGTTCCTCAACAATGCCGCGACGGTGCTGGTGATGGCGCCGATCGCGGCGAGCTTCGCGGGCGCCCTGCACTACAGGCCCGAGGCCTTCCTGATGGCCGTGGCGATCGGCGCGGGCTGCGACTTCCTGACCCCCGTCGGCCACCAGTGCAACACGCTGGTCATGGGCCCGGGCGGCTACAAGTTCGCCGACTATCCGCGCGTCGGCCTGCCGCTCTCCGTCCTCATCGTCATCGTCAGCGTACCGACACTGCTCTACGTCTGGCCGGTGCAGTAGCCGGGCCCGAGTTTTTCTTGACGCGCCGGGCTGAATATGGTCTCACCCAGCCCAATGGATTGCCTTTTGCCGCCATTCGAAACGGCGAAAAACCGGGCTCTCCCCTCCTGAAATGTCAAGACAGGCCCAACCCATGAGCACTTCCGGCGTTCGCGTCCGCATCGCACCCTCCCCGACCGGCGAGCCGCATGTCGGCACCGCCTATATTGCGCTGTTCAACTACCTCTTCGCCAAGAAGAACAACGGCACCTTCATCCTGCGCATCGAGGACACGGACGCCACGCGTTCGACGCCGGAATTCGAGCAGAAGGTGCTGGACGCGCTGAAATGGTGTGGCCTGGAATGGTCGGAAGGCCCCGATATCGGCGGCCCCTACGGTCCCTACCGCCAGTCCGACCGCAAGGACATCTACCGTCCCTATGTCGACAAGATCGTCGCCAACGGCCACGGCTTCAAGTGTTTCTGCACGCCCGAGCGGCTGGAGCAGATGCGCGAGGCGCAGCGCGCCGCCGGCAAGCCGCCGAAATACGACGGCCTGTGCCTCCACCTTTCCGCCGAGGAAGTGACGAAGCGCGTCGACGCCGGCGAGCCGCATGTCGTGCGCATGAAGATCCCGACCGAGGGCTCATGCAGGTTCGTCGACGGCGTCTACGGCCCGGTGGAGATTCCGTGGGATGCGGTCGACATGCAGGTTTTGCTGAAGGCCGACGGCATGCCGACCTACCACATGGCGAACGTGGTCGACGACCACCTGATGAAGATCACCCATGTGGCGCGCGGCGAAGAATGGCTCGCCTCGGTGCCCAAGCACATCCTCATCTATCAATATCTCGGCCTCGAGCCGCCGGTCTTCATGCACCTGTCGCTGATGCGTAATCACGACAAATCGAAACTCTCGAAACGCAAGAACCCGACCTCGATCTCCTACTATTCGGCGCTCGGCTACCTGCCGGAAGCGCTGATGAACTTCCTCGGCCTGTTCTTCATCCAGATATCCGAAGGCGAAGAGCTGCTGACCATGGATCAGCTCGCCGAGAAGTTCGATCCGGAGAACCTTTCCAAGGCCGGCGCGATCTTCGACATCCAGAAGCTCGACTGGCTGAACGGCCGCTGGCTGCGCGAGCAGCTCACCGAAGAAGACTTCATGCAGCGCGTGCTGGAATGGGCGATGGAGAACAACCGCATCCGCGACGGCCTCAAGCTGTCGCAGTCGCGCATCTCCAAGCTCGGCGAGCTGCCGGACCTTGCCGGCTTCCTCTTGAAGTCGGACCTCGGCCTGACGCCGGAAGCCTTCGCCAAGGTGAAGTCGACGCCGGAAGAGATTCTGGAAGTGCTGAACCAGGTGCAGCCGGACCTCGAAAAGATGCCGGAATGGACTGTCGAGAGCATCGAGGCGGAACTGCGCGCCAGCGCCGACCGGCTCGGCAAGAAGCTCAAGGTCGTGGTGGCTCCGCTCTTCGTCGCCGTCTCCGGCTCGTCGCGCTCGCTGCCGCTCTTCGACTCGATGGCCATCCTCGGCCGCTCCGTCGTGCGCCAGCGCCTGAAGGTCGCCGCGCAGGTCGTGGCCTCCATGGTCGGCAGCGGAAAGTAAGGAACGAACAAGAATGAACGACAAGACAGAAACCGCCCTCTCCTCCGATCCGACGGAAGTCCGCCGCCAGAAGCTCGCCCAGCTGCGCGAAACGATCGGCGACGTCTATCCGGCGCATTTCCACCGCACGATGACCAATGCGGAGCTTGCGGAAAAGTACGAGGGACTGGAGCTCGACACGGAGAGCGGCGACATCGTGACCGTCGCCGGCCGCGTCTATTCCTCGCGCAATTCCGGCATGTTCATGGATATCCATGACGCCTCGGGCAAGATCCAGATCTTCAGCCACAAGGACACGACGCCGGAGGAGGCCCGCAACCTGCTGCCGATGATCGACCTCGGCGACATTATCGGCGTGACCGGCGCGGTGCGCCGCACCAAGCGCGGCGAGCTGACGATCAATGCCCATGAGATCGTCATGCTGACGAAGTCGCTTCTTCCCATGCCGGAGAAGTGGAATGGCATTGCCGACATCGAGATCCGCTATCGCAAGCGCCACCTCGATATCATGAGCAACGAGGAGTCCAAGCTCCGCTTCCAGCAGCGCTCGAAGATCGTTTCCGGCATCCGCCGCTTCATGGAGAACGACGGCTTCATGGAAGTCGAGACGCCCATGCTGCATTCGGTCTATGGCGGCGCGACGGCCGAGCCCTTCAAGACGCACCACAACACGCTGAAGCTGGACATGTTCCTGCGCATCGCGCCGGAACTGTTCCTCAAGCGCACGCTGGTCTCCGGCCTCACCGACAAGGTGTTCGAGATCAACCGCAACTTCCGTAACGAGGGCGTGTCGACAAGGCACAATCCCGAATTCACGATGATGGAGTGCTACTGGGCCTATGCCGACTACGAGGACATCATGGACCTCGTGGAACGCCTGTTCGCCGAGCTTGCGGTGAAGATCCACGGCTCGACCGAATTCGCCTATGGCGACAAGGAAATCTCCTTCAAGGGCCCGTTCAAGCGCGTGCCGATGCCCGATGCCGTCAAGGAAGCGACCGGCATCGACTTCCTCGCCATCAAGACGGACGAGGAAGCCCGCGCCGCCGCCAGGACCGCCGGCTTCGAGATCGAGAAGGACTGGACCTGGGGCGAATGCCTTGCCTTCATCTTCGAGGAGAAGGTCGAGCCGACGCTGATCCAGCCGAGCCACGTCACGCATTTCCCGAAGGACATCTCGCCCTTCGCCAAGGAAGTGCCGGGCGAGCCGCGCCTCGTCGAGCGTTTCGAGACCTATTGCAACACCTGGGAACTCGGCAATGCCTTCTCCGAGCTGAACGACCCGGAAGAGCAGCGCGCCCGCATGGTCGAGCAGCTCGAGCAGGCCCATGCCCGCGGCGAGAAGGCCAAGCAGCTCGATGACGAGTTCCTCGACGCCATCGACCAGGGCATGCCGCCCGCCGGCGGCCTCGGCATCGGCGTCGACCGCCTGATCATGCTCCTGACCAACGCCCCGTCGATCCGCGACGTCATCCTCTTCCCGGCCCGCCGGGCGAAGGCGGACTGAGGGGCAAGACCCCTCCCTAAATCCCTCCCCACAAGGGGGAGGGACTTACCGTGCCGCTCCGTTGGCATTTCATTTTGAACGGTGAGCAGGCCTCCTGCTCTCTCCCCCCTTGTGGGGGAGATGCCGGCAGGCAGAGGGGGTGGCCCCGCGAAGCAGGGGCGTTACACGGGAAGGCCCCTCCCTAAATCCCTCCCCACAAGGGGGAGGAACTTAATGTGCCGCGCCCTCTGCGGTCGATTTGGAATGGTGGGCAAGCCTCCTCTTTCTCCCCCCTTGTGGGGGAGATGCCGGCAGGCAGAGGGGGACTTACGCCTCGATGGAGACATCCCCGATGGGCCGCGAGCAGCAGGCGAGGATGTAGCCTTCCTCGATCTCGTCATCGAGAATGCCGCCATTGTGGCGCATGTCGACTTCGCCAGAGACCTTCATGACGCGGCAGGTGCCGCACAGGCCGCCCTCGCAGGCCGCGCCGATGCGCACGCCCGCCGCGCGGGCCGTCTGCAGGATGGTCTGGCCGGGCGGGCATTTGGCTTCCTTGCCGGCCATGGTGAAGGTGATGGTGGCGACCGCGTCGGCATCCACCTCCGCCTCGCCGGCGCCGGCGCGGATGGCGATCTCTTCCGGGGCGGGCGCGGCGGCCGGCTGGAAGCTCTCCTCGTGGTAGCGCTCCATGTCGAAGCCGCAGACCTTCAGCATGTCGCGAACGCCGCGCATGAAGGGCTCCGGCCCGCAGCAGAAGATGGTGCGTTCGCGGAAATCGGGCGCCATCAGCGTCAGCCGCGCCGCATCGATGCGGCCGCGCAGCCCGTGCCAGCCGTCGCGCGGGTTATGCCCCTCGACGACGAAGCCGAGCGAGAGCTGCGGCATGTGCGCGGCGATATATTCGAGTTCCCCCTTGAACAGGAGATCCTCCGGCTTGCGGGCGCAGGTGACGAAGGCGACGTCGGACTGCGGCGCGCAATCGGCCATCCAGCGCGTCATCGACATCATCGGCGTGATGCCGGAGCCGGCGGAGATGAAGAGGTATTTCTCGCCCGGATGGCGCACGAAGGAGAAGTCGCCGAGCGGCCCGAAGGCCTTCAGCTTCACGCCGGGGCGCAGATTGTCGAACATCCAGCGCGTGCCGATCGAGTTCTTCTGCGCCTTCACCGTCACGGAGACGGCATAGGGGCGGGAGGGCGTCGAGGACAGCGTATAGGTCCGCATCACCGGCTCGTCTTCCGAGACCGGCAGTTCGAGCGTGACGAACTGGCCCGGCAAATACCGGAACCAGTTGTCGCGATCGGAGCGGAAGGTGAATGTCATCACGTCCGCCGTCTCCACCGTGGCTGCGATGCATTCCAGCAGGTTCTGCCGGTCGTTCCACGGATGGAGTTCGTCGAAGTGGCGGAAGTGGCTGGCACTCATGTCATGCTACCCGCGAGAGCGTCTGCTTCGAGCCGTCGAGCCGGTCGACCATGAAGTTCGAATACCATTCGACGAACTGCATGACGCCGCCTTCGTCGACGGGCGAGTACGGGCCGGGCTCGTAGGCCGGGGAGCGGATGCCGAAGGCGTTTTCCTCGACGATCCGGCGGTCCTGGTCGTTGGTCTCCGTCCAGACATGGGTGAGCTCGTCGAGACGGTAGTCGACGCCTTCCACCGCATCCTTGTTGACCAGCCACTTGGTCGTGACCTGGGTCAGTTCGGGACCGAGCGGCAGCACGCGGAAGGTGATGGCATGGTCGGCCAGAACGTGGTTCCACGTCGTGGGATAGTGGAAGAGCAGCAGTGCGCCGATGTGGCTTTCCAGAACGTCGCTGGAGAGCGGGCGCTGCACGGCGCGGGCGCCGGACATGGTGTAGCTCTCGGCGTCCTGGATGAGCGGCATGCGCGCGGCGCGGAACTGGCCGGTCGGCGACATGCGGAACTGGCTCGGCAGGCCGGCGGCCTCGCACTTGGCCCAATGGCCGGAGATTTCCGGATCGTCCTGCGCGCCCTGCACGCCGGTCGCGCTCGGCGCTTCCGGATAGGTGCGGCAGAGCTCGGGGTGGTTGGCCGCGCAGTGGTAGCACTCGCGGTTGTTCTCCCAGACGAGCTTCCAGTTGCCCTTCTCGACGATGGTGCTTTCGAAGGCGATCTTCGTCTCGCCGAGACGGTGGCGGGCGATATAGGGCTCGACGAGCGAGACGAAGGGCGCGAAGTCCGGCGCTTCCTCGGCGAGACAGATGAAGATGTAGCCGCCGACCGTCTGGCAATGGACCGGCTTCAGGCCATGCTCGCTCTTGTCGAAATTCTCGTCCATGTGGCGGGCGAAGAGCAGCGAACCGTCGAGTTCGTAGGTCCACTGGTGATAGGGACAGACGAGCTTGGCGGCGCTGCCCCTGTGCTGCGAGCAGACGCGCGAGCCGCGATGGCGGCAGGCATTGTGCAGCGCGCGCACGGTGCCCGCGCGGTCGCGGGTGATGACGACGGGATAATCGCCGACCTGCACGGTGAAATAGTTGCCGGCCTTCGGGATCTCGCAATCGTGGCCGACGAACAGCCAGTCGCGGTACCAGATCGTCTCCAGGTCGAGCTTGTAGTAGTCGGGGTCGGTGTAGAAGGCCTGCTCGAGGCTGTAGCCTTCGCGCCGGTTCTTGAGCTTGCGGAGCACGTCGCTGCGAATGTCCATGCCGGGATCCTCAGATATCCAAATTCGCCGAGGCGTACGGAAGGAGACGGCCCCCGGGCGCCAGGCCCGGAACTGCACGCTTCCCGGCCGCCCGCCGCAGCCGTCACGATCGTTCCTCCAGGCTGGTTTCCGGGCTGAGGAGCGTCCTTTCGGGACTGTCGCGGCGCCTTCCGGGTTCCTCCTCCGTCGGCCTCTCCACGCCTCCAACACCGTTGCGGGGGCAGCGCCGGAATTCAACCGGCTTCCCAATTTTCGCGCCCTCTGCCGAGGGTGACGCCTTGAGTAGACCTATCTAAGCGCAACTATGCCCGAACGGCATGCCGGAAAACGACA
The Shinella zoogloeoides DNA segment above includes these coding regions:
- a CDS encoding hybrid-cluster NAD(P)-dependent oxidoreductase, with product MSASHFRHFDELHPWNDRQNLLECIAATVETADVMTFTFRSDRDNWFRYLPGQFVTLELPVSEDEPVMRTYTLSSTPSRPYAVSVTVKAQKNSIGTRWMFDNLRPGVKLKAFGPLGDFSFVRHPGEKYLFISAGSGITPMMSMTRWMADCAPQSDVAFVTCARKPEDLLFKGELEYIAAHMPQLSLGFVVEGHNPRDGWHGLRGRIDAARLTLMAPDFRERTIFCCGPEPFMRGVRDMLKVCGFDMERYHEESFQPAAAPAPEEIAIRAGAGEAEVDADAVATITFTMAGKEAKCPPGQTILQTARAAGVRIGAACEGGLCGTCRVMKVSGEVDMRHNGGILDDEIEEGYILACCSRPIGDVSIEA
- a CDS encoding SLC13 family permease, with protein sequence MTLEQTSAFVVIGLMMAAFIWGRFRYDLVACCSLLLALAVGIVPFDKAFSGFSDDIVIIVGSALMVSAAVARSGIVNLAVKRFFPNLTSKRSQLALLLVSVAVLSAFIKNIGALAIMMPLAFQFARKSGTPASKFLMPMAFAALLGGLMTQIGTSPNIVVSRLRQEIGGESFTMFDFTPVGATLTVCGILFMLFFNRIVPERTNKNASIEESLEAAAYSSDATVVEGSPAIGKSLNEVLRNGDGDVIATSIIRGHVHLTPLPDVRLMANDTILMEGTASALDKVVSTAGLTLSGQPIRAGRGEAGEISAIEVVVGNESRLIDISARSIALFHSYGINLLAVSRQGQRLREKLSEVRLRPGDVIVVQGNNRALPTLLPELGLLPLAQREILLGAPRKAIIPVLVLIAAMASTALGLVPVATGFFAAAVAMVLFRAVPLREAYAALDGPILVMLAALIPVSDSLRTTGASELIAGWLGDIAVHLPPFGALTLILLTAMAVTPFLNNAATVLVMAPIAASFAGALHYRPEAFLMAVAIGAGCDFLTPVGHQCNTLVMGPGGYKFADYPRVGLPLSVLIVIVSVPTLLYVWPVQ
- a CDS encoding HlyD family secretion protein, translating into MSTSHGAGTAKVRPVNDDFEAETAEARPVTTAEAAAPEAVAAQPEKKKGGRRMMLPILGLALLAAAGWYGYQWWTHGRFMISTDDAYIEGDIASISPKVSGYVAAVNVVANQTVKAGEPLVTLDDGDYRLAKEQAEAQIATQKLALDRIDAQIDGAKASLAQAEAQKTAYQAALNGAEVAEKRAKELNAKAVGTTASLDSATVALDQAKANLVGADANIVSAKANIAVLQAQRAESESGIRTLELARDKAARDLGFTVLKAPYDGVVGNVSVQVGDLVSAGQRLAALVPVTDLYVEANFKETQIAHLVPGSKVHLHVDAYEDDDILGTVSSIAPASGSVFSLLPAENATGNFTKVTQRVPVRIALPKEALDSGKLRAGLSVVVDVDSRTAPAGSAVAATAE
- a CDS encoding TerC family protein, which gives rise to MDSILALMQDPAAWIALVTLVVMEVVLGIDNLIFISILTNKLPAEHRVQARRIGIGLALVMRLALLGTVAWIVQLTTPVFTLFDHGFSWKDMILIAGGLFLVWKATKEIHHNVDPVDHKEDMVGGAVTTSFAAAIGQILLLDLVFSIDSIITAVGMTPHLPIMVVAVLVAVAVMLLAATPLANFIEKNPTIVMLALAFLLMIGTTLIAEGMGFHVPKGYIYAAMAFSALVELLNMLSRNARQKSRGASH
- the lysS gene encoding lysine--tRNA ligase, translated to MNDKTETALSSDPTEVRRQKLAQLRETIGDVYPAHFHRTMTNAELAEKYEGLELDTESGDIVTVAGRVYSSRNSGMFMDIHDASGKIQIFSHKDTTPEEARNLLPMIDLGDIIGVTGAVRRTKRGELTINAHEIVMLTKSLLPMPEKWNGIADIEIRYRKRHLDIMSNEESKLRFQQRSKIVSGIRRFMENDGFMEVETPMLHSVYGGATAEPFKTHHNTLKLDMFLRIAPELFLKRTLVSGLTDKVFEINRNFRNEGVSTRHNPEFTMMECYWAYADYEDIMDLVERLFAELAVKIHGSTEFAYGDKEISFKGPFKRVPMPDAVKEATGIDFLAIKTDEEARAAARTAGFEIEKDWTWGECLAFIFEEKVEPTLIQPSHVTHFPKDISPFAKEVPGEPRLVERFETYCNTWELGNAFSELNDPEEQRARMVEQLEQAHARGEKAKQLDDEFLDAIDQGMPPAGGLGIGVDRLIMLLTNAPSIRDVILFPARRAKAD
- a CDS encoding TetR/AcrR family transcriptional regulator, translating into MAAPHAGRRVAGEDPAKREQILDGAKRVFMEQGFEAASMNDITRAAGVSKGTIYVYFENKEDLFGYMIERERNRITETVRHVLDGKKPITETLADFGVLFATHMTADQTIRAMRMVIAANHRLPMLCSRFFSATPINPVSVLQEYLDRQAAEGIIACEDTTHAAKQFIELTTVGLFKPRIFGAMEEVPSRATIEKNVTSAIRMFLAAYGAKP
- the gltX gene encoding glutamate--tRNA ligase; this translates as MSTSGVRVRIAPSPTGEPHVGTAYIALFNYLFAKKNNGTFILRIEDTDATRSTPEFEQKVLDALKWCGLEWSEGPDIGGPYGPYRQSDRKDIYRPYVDKIVANGHGFKCFCTPERLEQMREAQRAAGKPPKYDGLCLHLSAEEVTKRVDAGEPHVVRMKIPTEGSCRFVDGVYGPVEIPWDAVDMQVLLKADGMPTYHMANVVDDHLMKITHVARGEEWLASVPKHILIYQYLGLEPPVFMHLSLMRNHDKSKLSKRKNPTSISYYSALGYLPEALMNFLGLFFIQISEGEELLTMDQLAEKFDPENLSKAGAIFDIQKLDWLNGRWLREQLTEEDFMQRVLEWAMENNRIRDGLKLSQSRISKLGELPDLAGFLLKSDLGLTPEAFAKVKSTPEEILEVLNQVQPDLEKMPEWTVESIEAELRASADRLGKKLKVVVAPLFVAVSGSSRSLPLFDSMAILGRSVVRQRLKVAAQVVASMVGSGK
- a CDS encoding aromatic ring-hydroxylating oxygenase subunit alpha encodes the protein MDIRSDVLRKLKNRREGYSLEQAFYTDPDYYKLDLETIWYRDWLFVGHDCEIPKAGNYFTVQVGDYPVVITRDRAGTVRALHNACRHRGSRVCSQHRGSAAKLVCPYHQWTYELDGSLLFARHMDENFDKSEHGLKPVHCQTVGGYIFICLAEEAPDFAPFVSLVEPYIARHRLGETKIAFESTIVEKGNWKLVWENNRECYHCAANHPELCRTYPEAPSATGVQGAQDDPEISGHWAKCEAAGLPSQFRMSPTGQFRAARMPLIQDAESYTMSGARAVQRPLSSDVLESHIGALLLFHYPTTWNHVLADHAITFRVLPLGPELTQVTTKWLVNKDAVEGVDYRLDELTHVWTETNDQDRRIVEENAFGIRSPAYEPGPYSPVDEGGVMQFVEWYSNFMVDRLDGSKQTLSRVA